The following are encoded in a window of Phocoena phocoena chromosome 2, mPhoPho1.1, whole genome shotgun sequence genomic DNA:
- the DIO3 gene encoding thyroxine 5-deiodinase: MPRQATPRLVVGEGRGSQGALGGAATMLRSLLLHSLRLCAQTASCLVLFPRFLGTAFMLWLLDFLCIRKHLLGRRRRGQPQTEVELNSDGEEMPPDDPPICVSDDNRLCTLASLRAVWHGQKLDFFKQAHEGGPAPNSEVVLPDGFQNQHILDYARGNRPLVLNFGSCTUPPFMARMSAFQRLVTKYQRDVDFLIIYIEEAHPSDGWVTTDSPYSIPQHRSLEDRVSAARVLQQGAPECSLVLDTMANSSSSAYGAYFERLYVIQSGTIMYQGGRGPDGYQVSELRTWLECYDEKLHGPQTRRV, translated from the coding sequence ATGCCTCGCCAAGCCACCCCGCGTTTGGTGGTGGGGGAAGGTAGAGGGTCCCAGGGGGCTCTGGGGGGCGCCGCCACCATGCTCCGCTCCCTGCTGCTTCACTCCCTGAGGCTCTGCGCCCAGACCGCCTCGTGCCTCGTGCTCTTCCCGCGCTTCCTCGGCACGGCCTTCATGCTCTGGCTGCTCGACTTCCTGTGCATCCGCAAGCATTTACTGGGCCGCCGACGCCGGGGTCAGCCCCAAACTGAAGTGGAGCTCAACAGCGATGGCGAGGAGATGCCCCCCGACGACCCGCCTATCTGCGTGTCCGACGACAACCGCCTGTGCACCCTGGCGTCGCTGAGGGCAGTGTGGCACGGCCAGAAGTTGGATTTCTTCAAGCAGGCACACGAAGGCGGTCCGGCGCCCAACTCCGAGGTGGTCCTGCCCGACGGCTTCCAGAACCAGCACATCCTCGACTACGCCCGAGGAAACCGCCCGCTGGTGCTCAATTTCGGCAGCTGCACCTGACCACCGTTCATGGCGCGTATGAGCGCCTTCCAGCGCCTGGTCACCAAGTATCAGCGCGACGTCGACTTCCTCATCATCTACATTGAGGAAGCGCACCCCTCGGACGGCTGGGTCACCACGGACTCTCCCTACAGCATCCCGCAGCACCGCAGCCTGGAGGACCGGGTCAGCGCAGCGCGGGTACTGCAGCAAGGTGCTCCCGAATGCTCTCTCGTCCTCGACACCATGGCCAACTCTAGCAGCTCCGCCTACGGCGCCTACTTCGAGCGCCTCTATGTCATCCAGAGTGGCACCATTATGTACCAGGGCGGCCGTGGCCCTGACGGCTACCAGGTCTCCGAGCTGCGCACCTGGCTGGAGTGCTACGATGAAAAGCTGCATGGCCCTCAGACCCGTCGAGTGTAA